The Rhododendron vialii isolate Sample 1 chromosome 6a, ASM3025357v1 genome includes a window with the following:
- the LOC131331204 gene encoding cold-regulated protein 27-like encodes MEPPRVTQAVGGGASADSVEIPHPLCQDSPARDSIPTEWTDEKHSLYLKSMEASFVNELYSSFDLLGWRSQREHSSDPKLSGKKHASSRTSSCQFKVLQSGCWGNINFARHESQLEKAEGNGVILANPWIRHFRSSQRKQLVISSTLQGKSTFGSLAVRVSGKMALTSAALASNLEQLPASHSNFRHYDDPVDSSNTEMTGQNFVDEDTEVEKASHMGNAKRMRTSVVSNPSNDQVVPFGKFPANDVSSSKLK; translated from the exons ATGGAACCACCGAGGGTGACGCAAGCAGTCGGTGGCGGCGCTTCAGCCGATTCTGTTGAAATCCCACACCCTTTGTGTCAG GACTCTCCGGCCAGAGATTCAATTCCCACAGAATGGACAGATGAGAAGCACAGTTTGTACCTAAAGTCCATGGAAGCATCCTTTGTCAACGAGTTGTATAGTTCATTTGATTTACTTGGTTGGCGCTCTCAAAGGGAGCACTCATCAGATCCAAAATTGTCAGGGAAAAAGCATGCCAGTTCTCGTACTTCTTCTTGCCAG TTCAAGGTTCTTCAAAGTGGATGTTGGGGAAATATCAACTTTGCAAGACATGAGTCGCAGTTGGAAAAGGCAGAGGGGAATGGGGTTATTTTAGCAAATCCATGGATTCGACATTTCAGATCTTCGCAACGAAAACAACTTGTAATATCTTCTACTCTTCAAGGAAAAAGTACATTTGGAAGTCTGGCTGTCCGTGTGAGTGGGAAAATGGCATTGACCTCTGCTGCATTAGCTTCCAATTTGGAGCAACTTCCCGCATCTCACTCTAATTTTAGGCACTATGATGATCCAGTTGACAGCAGTAATACAG AGATGACTGGTCAAAACTTTGTTGATGAAGATACTGAAGTAGAGAAGGCAAGCCATATGGGCAATGCGAAGAGGATGAGAACTTCAGTTGTTTCCAATCCTAGCAATGATCAA GTTGTTCCTTTTGGGAAATTTCCAGCAAATGATGTTAGCAGCAGTAAGTTGAAATAA
- the LOC131331205 gene encoding uncharacterized protein LOC131331205 — protein sequence MDGGDGTVRLGALTTRPDRGFNLEPDVSVSSPVTRQKAAAAKQLIENHYKNYLQGLQDRKERRRALQMRAQEAKLSSEEEEEMLRDLERRETEFMRLQRHKVGIDDFELLTVIGKGAFGEVRLCRAKNTGEIYALKKLKKSDMLSRGQVEHVRSERNLLVEVDSRCIVKLFYSFQDSDFLYLIMEYLPGGDIMTLLMREDILSEDVARFYIAESILAIHSIHQHNYVHRDIKPDNLILDKNGHLKLSDFGLCKPLDNKYSTILLEDDGFLNQDSTHDSEAHSSGERPPWLMPKEQLQQWKRNRRALAYSTVGTLDYMAPEVLLKKGYGMECDWWSLGAIMYEMLVGYPPFCSDDPRITYHKITKWQKCLKFPEEPKISNEAKDLICHLLCDVDTRLGTKGVEEIKAHPWFKGIQWDVLYEMEAAYKPTVVGELDTQNFEKFPDVEDLPSTIPRVGPWRKMLTSKDANFIGYTFKNSDISDMLKSGRTSDADMMRSKGLSKTPSLTSLFGQINLEENELVEGDEKQGT from the exons ATGGACGGCGGCGACGGAACGGTTCGGTTGGGGGCTCTGACCACGAGGCCCGATCGGGGCTTCAACTTGGAGCCCGACGTCTCTGTTTCGTCTCCGGTCACGAGGCAGAAAGCCGCGGCGGCAAAGCAGTTGATTGAGAATCACTACAAGAACTACCTCCAAGGCTTGCAAGACCGTAAAGAGAG GCGTCGAGCATTGCAGATGAGGGCGCAAGAAGCGAAGTTGTCTagtgaagaagaggaggagatgtTGAGGGATTTGGAGCGAAGAGAGACAGAGTTTATGAGATTGCAGAGGCATAAAGTTGGAATTGATGACTTTGAGCTGTTGACTGTGATTGGTAAAGGTGCATTTGGTGAG GTTAGGCTATGCCGTGCTAAAAATACAGGAGAGATATATGCACTGAAGAAATTGAAGAAATCAGATATGCTTAGCCGTGGACAG GTTGAGCATGTTCGGTCGGAGAGGAATTTGCTAGTGGAGGTTGATAGCCGGTGCATTGTGAAGCTCTTCTATTCATTCCAAGATTCAGATTTTTTATACCTTATCATGGAGTATTTACCTGGTGGTGACATTATGACCTTACTGATGAGAGAGGATATTCTTTCGGAAGATGTTGCACGCTTTTATATAGCAGAAAGTATTTTAGCTATCCATTCAATTCACCAACACAACTATGTGCACAG GGACATAAAACCAGATAACCTGATACTGGACAAGAATGGCCATTTAAAGCTCTCAGATTTTGGCTTGTGTAAGCCCCTTGACAATAAATATTCAACAATATTGTTGGAAGATGATGGTTTTTTAAACCAGGATTCAACACACGACAGTGAAGCGCATTCTAGTGGTGAGAGGCCTCCTTGGTTGATGCCAAAAGAACAATTACAACAGTGGAAACGCAATCGTCGTGCCTTG GCATATTCTACTGTTGGGACTCTCGATTATATGGCACCTGAGGTTTTGCTTAAAAAAGGATATGGCATGGAATGTGACTGGTGGTCGTTGGGGGCAATCATGTATGAGATGCTTGTTGGCTATCCTCCCTTCTGTTCAGACGACCCAAGGATCACATATCACAAG ATAACAAAGTGGCAGAAATGCCTGAAATTTCCTGAGGAGCCAAAAATATCAAATGAGGCTAAGGATCTAATCTGTCATTTGCTATGTGATGTGGACACAAGGTTGGGAACCAAAGGAGTGGAGGAAATAAAG GCACATCCATGGTTTAAAGGCATCCAATGGGATGTGCTGTATGAAATGGAAGCTGCCTACAAGCCTACTGTGGTTGGAGAATTGGACACTCAAAATTTTGAGAAGTTTCCTGAT GTAGAAGATCTACCTTCCACAATACCTAGAGTGGGACCTTGGCGAAAG ATGTTGACATCAAAAGATGCTAATTTCATAGGGTATACTTTCAAGAACTCTGACATCAGTGACATGCTAAAATCAGGTCGGACTTCAG ATGCAGACATGATGAGATCAAAAGGACTTTCTAAGACGCCATCTTTAACATCTTTGTTTG GCCAGATAAACCTGGAAGAAAATGAGCTGGTTGAGGGTGATGAGAAGCAGGGAACTTGA
- the LOC131331212 gene encoding protein DCL homolog, chloroplastic, whose product MASSVSNLKSPPIHLHRRNPFSLPLPLSALSFPSSSHRFPSRALKTRSAAGGIRSGGGDGYSSSADVLRKPVVVPEEDPSGDSEDEDEGDNEEVRVEDKILEDTVPLVGFARMVLHSGKYESGERLSPQHEKVILERFLPYHPECEMKIGCGVDYITIGYHPDFPYSRCLFIVRKDGKVIDFSFWKCIKGLVRKKYPLHANSFILRHFRWRRHIDWR is encoded by the exons ATGGCGTCTTCAGTATCCAATTTGAAGTCGCCGCCAATCCACCTCCACCGCAGAAACCCATTCTCCCTCCCACTACCCCTATCCGCTCTCTCCTTCCCTTCTTCTTCCCACCGGTTTCCCAGCCGTGCCCTGAAAACCCGGTCTGCCGCGGGCGGAATCAGGAGCGGCGGCGGGGACGGTTACTCCTCCTCGGCGGACGTGCTGAGGAAGCCGGTTGTCGTTCCGGAAGAGGACCCGTCCGGAGATTCTGAGGACGAGGACGAGGGTGATAATGAAGAGGTGCGGGTTGAGGACAAGATTTTGGAGGATACGGTGCCCCTTGTTGGGTTTGCCCGGATGGTTCTCCACTCTGGAAA ATATGAAAGTGGTGAAAGATTAAGTCCCCAGCATGAGAAGGTTATCCTAGAGAGGTTTCTTCCATATCATCCGGAGTGTGAAATGAAGATCGGATGTGGAGTTGATTACATcacg ATTGGGTACCATCCTGATTTTCCATACTCGCGATGTTTGTTCATAGTCCGGAAGGACGGGAAGGTGATCGATTTTTCCTTTTGGAAATGCATAAAGGGCTTGGTCAGAAAAAAGTATCCGCTTCACGCGAACAGCTTTATTCTCAGGCATTTCCGATGGCGTAGGCATATCGACTGGAGGTAG